From one bacterium genomic stretch:
- the lpxD gene encoding UDP-3-O-(3-hydroxymyristoyl)glucosamine N-acyltransferase: MKLRALAETLGGAVVGDGDIEITRISTLESAGAGDLAFLANSRYESQLAATKAAAVIVDAPRSHQLNYLIHPNPYFAFCQALKVISPAPGHRLHPGISSLASIDPDVTLGENAHVGNFVEIASGTKIGDNCKIMTGAVIGRNCELGNNCLIYPNVTIYDDTVIGNNVSIHAGTVIGSDGFGYAQDKGTHHKVYQIGRVRIEDDVEIGANCTVDRAALGETIIGAGTKIDNLVQIAHNVKIGRGCLIVSQVGIAGSTTIGNYVVLAGQAGIVGHLNIPDRVTIAAQAGVSGTLKEGTIYAGSPQRELKEFKILEAHLSRLPEKMAELKRLKAEVEDLKKRLPES, from the coding sequence ATGAAATTGCGGGCGCTGGCAGAAACGCTGGGCGGCGCCGTTGTCGGCGACGGCGACATCGAGATAACTCGCATCAGCACCCTGGAATCGGCAGGTGCCGGCGATCTCGCTTTTCTCGCAAACTCGCGTTATGAGAGCCAACTGGCGGCGACCAAAGCCGCTGCGGTCATAGTCGACGCGCCGCGCTCCCACCAACTCAATTATCTCATTCATCCCAATCCTTATTTTGCCTTTTGCCAGGCGCTCAAAGTAATCTCACCGGCGCCGGGGCATCGACTTCATCCCGGTATCTCATCTCTCGCCAGCATCGATCCCGATGTCACTTTGGGCGAAAACGCGCATGTCGGAAATTTTGTAGAGATAGCCTCGGGAACCAAAATTGGCGACAACTGCAAAATCATGACAGGAGCGGTCATTGGCCGCAACTGCGAACTGGGCAATAACTGCCTGATCTATCCGAATGTCACCATCTATGACGACACTGTCATCGGCAACAATGTATCGATTCATGCCGGGACGGTCATTGGCTCCGACGGATTCGGATATGCTCAGGACAAGGGGACTCACCACAAGGTCTACCAGATCGGGCGAGTACGCATCGAAGATGATGTCGAGATCGGCGCCAACTGTACAGTCGATCGTGCAGCATTGGGCGAAACCATAATCGGTGCGGGAACCAAGATTGACAATCTCGTGCAGATCGCGCACAATGTCAAAATCGGACGCGGATGCCTGATAGTCTCGCAGGTGGGAATCGCCGGTTCGACGACGATTGGCAACTACGTCGTACTTGCCGGACAGGCGGGAATTGTGGGGCATTTGAACATTCCCGACCGGGTGACTATCGCCGCGCAAGCCGGCGTCTCTGGTACGTTAAAAGAGGGGACAATCTACGCCGGTTCGCCGCAGCGCGAGCTGAAAGAATTCAAGATTCTCGAAGCCCATCTCAGCCGGCTGCCGGAGAAGATGGCAGAACTGAAGCGCCTGAAGGCCGAAGTCGAGGATTTGAAGAAACGACTGCCAGAGTCTTGA
- a CDS encoding OmpH family outer membrane protein has protein sequence MSGKYAYIDSYRLRQGFSKFITAQSEFDETVQQWNSELESEKSSIDRMEEELAEQSLLYSDSEQQDKAKTIMARKIALKNRAEEFFGPNGRAEKRNHELTQPLLEEINKALEVVAQSKGYDLILDSINGNIAFALKEIDVTELVLQELERAK, from the coding sequence ATGTCCGGCAAGTACGCATACATCGACTCGTATCGACTTCGACAAGGATTCTCGAAGTTCATTACCGCACAAAGCGAGTTTGATGAGACAGTTCAACAGTGGAATTCCGAACTGGAGAGCGAGAAGAGCAGTATCGACCGGATGGAAGAGGAACTTGCCGAACAGTCGCTGCTATATTCCGACTCCGAGCAACAAGACAAGGCCAAGACGATTATGGCGCGCAAGATCGCCCTCAAGAACAGGGCAGAGGAATTCTTCGGTCCCAACGGACGCGCCGAAAAGCGCAATCACGAATTGACGCAGCCGTTGTTGGAAGAGATCAACAAGGCGCTGGAAGTTGTCGCCCAGTCCAAAGGTTACGATTTGATTTTGGACAGTATCAACGGCAACATAGCATTCGCCCTGAAGGAAATTGACGTCACTGAACTGGTCCTTCAGGAGCTGGAGAGAGCGAAATAA
- a CDS encoding OmpH family outer membrane protein produces MNRISFVFAVLAFATISLVPLSLQAQDKIVYIDSYRIRLEYKEFQDAQALFNKEVEQWNIEVEAGQKEIEQMEAELAKQALILSDAKKKEKEAEIETKKVAWQKLANDIFGPDGRAELRNVALTKPLLDKINSVLERVALIEGYDMILDSVNGNIAYAKKEMEITDKILEELEKTQ; encoded by the coding sequence ATGAATCGTATTTCATTTGTGTTTGCTGTCCTTGCATTCGCAACAATTTCTCTCGTACCCCTTTCGCTTCAGGCACAGGACAAGATCGTCTACATTGACTCGTACCGCATTCGCCTTGAGTACAAAGAATTCCAGGACGCGCAGGCGTTGTTCAATAAAGAAGTCGAGCAGTGGAATATCGAAGTTGAAGCCGGACAAAAAGAAATCGAACAGATGGAAGCCGAGCTTGCCAAGCAGGCGCTGATTCTCTCCGATGCCAAGAAGAAGGAGAAAGAAGCTGAAATCGAAACCAAGAAAGTTGCCTGGCAGAAGCTTGCCAACGACATCTTTGGTCCCGACGGCCGAGCCGAATTGCGCAACGTGGCATTGACCAAACCATTGCTGGACAAGATAAACTCCGTACTCGAACGTGTCGCCCTGATAGAAGGGTATGACATGATTCTCGACAGTGTCAACGGCAACATTGCCTACGCCAAGAAAGAGATGGAGATTACCGACAAGATTCTCGAAGAGCTGGAAAAGACGCAGTAG
- the bamA gene encoding outer membrane protein assembly factor BamA: MSKSQAAALWIVSLLIALFASTTAKAQSYEVASVVVEGNRAVESSLISSVSGLTTGMKLSSTAVQEAIRRIYALGLFSDVQASGEFAGGRINVKITVIEHPQIAEIDFEGNKSIKTDKLKEKLTVFERQTVGPSQISNSVDAVRKFYRDEGYYLAEVVTETKSLDSNKIAVVFKVKENEKVKIRAIEFEGNQAFSDGSLRGEMNAKPKSFLRSGAFKRDQFDEDKDKIIEYYRKRGYIDAAITYDSVIVDADGKGLMLKLQVNEGTRYHYGDVTFTGNSIYKTELLTDQLKFKRGDIYDTEKFEETVTNLYSVYQEDGYIHVRIIDNVQTVDSSLNIEFEISEGVPAHINKVFVEGNSKTKEKVIRRELYSRPGQIFKRSMLMRSLRNVMLLNYFSNVEPDVKNLPDGDIDIVFKVSEKPTGQVQAGAGYSGQDKLVGTLGLGIPNFRGNGQNVNLDWSFGSRRNSISVSFTEPWMFDTPTSFGVDVFSVNRELSFGAEEFSEGTRGMGLRLGRRLTWPDDYFRITGRYTLEEVRYFDFNDAYRENNKDNPNSLLQFENDWLTTSAVGVSIVRDSRDLSQFATSGSLIQLSSEASGWVLGGDWKYHKHIFDLAKYQRVWWKLVLAGKVRVGVIDSPDGDDGIPYSERFAPGGTYQDGVIRGYEDGTVGPRNSTNGLLRGRSTVIYNLELQMPIVEQQIYVLAFADAGNAWLSGKEIKPFDLDKTDGLKKSVGAGFRIVIPGLGTIGFDFGYGYNNPDGAGWKPHFQMGTTF; this comes from the coding sequence ATGAGCAAATCGCAAGCAGCGGCGCTATGGATCGTTTCGCTGCTCATCGCGCTCTTCGCATCGACAACGGCGAAGGCGCAAAGCTACGAAGTCGCAAGTGTGGTGGTCGAAGGGAACCGGGCGGTTGAGTCTTCGCTGATCAGTTCCGTCTCCGGCCTTACAACCGGCATGAAGCTTTCCTCGACTGCGGTCCAGGAAGCAATCCGCCGTATCTACGCTTTGGGGCTTTTCTCCGACGTTCAAGCCTCCGGTGAATTCGCCGGCGGCCGGATCAACGTCAAAATCACCGTCATCGAGCATCCTCAAATAGCCGAAATCGACTTCGAAGGCAACAAGTCGATCAAAACCGACAAGCTCAAGGAAAAGCTAACCGTTTTCGAGCGCCAAACTGTCGGTCCAAGCCAGATTTCCAACAGCGTCGACGCCGTACGAAAATTCTATCGCGACGAGGGCTATTATCTTGCCGAAGTCGTTACCGAAACCAAGTCGCTCGACAGCAACAAAATTGCGGTCGTGTTCAAGGTTAAGGAGAACGAAAAGGTCAAGATTCGGGCGATTGAATTTGAGGGGAACCAGGCGTTTTCCGATGGGTCGCTTCGCGGCGAAATGAACGCCAAGCCGAAGAGTTTCCTCCGTTCGGGAGCTTTCAAGCGCGATCAGTTCGACGAAGACAAAGACAAGATAATCGAGTACTACCGCAAACGCGGCTATATTGATGCCGCAATCACATACGACAGCGTCATCGTCGATGCCGACGGCAAGGGGCTGATGCTGAAGCTTCAGGTGAATGAAGGAACCCGCTATCACTACGGCGATGTTACATTCACTGGAAATTCCATCTATAAAACGGAACTGCTCACGGATCAGCTTAAGTTTAAGCGCGGCGATATTTACGACACAGAAAAATTCGAAGAGACAGTCACGAACCTGTATTCTGTTTATCAGGAAGACGGCTACATCCACGTACGGATCATCGACAATGTGCAGACAGTCGATTCCTCGCTCAATATCGAGTTCGAAATTTCTGAAGGCGTGCCGGCGCACATCAACAAGGTTTTTGTCGAGGGCAACTCCAAGACTAAAGAGAAAGTTATCCGCCGCGAACTCTATTCGCGCCCTGGACAGATATTCAAGCGCTCCATGCTGATGCGCTCGCTTCGCAACGTTATGCTTCTGAACTATTTCTCGAATGTCGAGCCGGACGTAAAGAATCTTCCCGACGGCGATATCGATATCGTTTTCAAAGTCTCGGAAAAACCGACTGGACAGGTGCAGGCCGGCGCCGGTTATTCAGGACAAGACAAATTGGTTGGAACGCTCGGTTTGGGAATTCCCAACTTCCGGGGCAATGGCCAGAACGTCAATCTCGATTGGTCGTTTGGGTCGCGCCGCAATTCTATCTCGGTATCTTTCACTGAACCATGGATGTTCGATACACCAACCTCGTTCGGCGTTGATGTGTTCAGCGTCAACCGCGAATTGAGTTTTGGAGCTGAAGAATTCAGCGAAGGCACCCGCGGTATGGGTCTGCGGTTAGGGCGCCGTCTGACTTGGCCCGACGACTATTTCCGTATCACTGGGCGGTACACTTTGGAAGAAGTTCGGTATTTCGACTTTAACGACGCCTATCGCGAAAATAACAAGGACAACCCCAATAGTTTGCTCCAATTCGAAAATGACTGGCTGACAACTTCAGCCGTCGGAGTTTCGATAGTTCGCGATTCGCGTGATCTCTCGCAGTTTGCAACTTCGGGATCTCTAATACAGCTAAGCTCAGAGGCCTCCGGTTGGGTGCTGGGCGGCGATTGGAAGTACCACAAGCACATCTTCGATCTTGCCAAGTATCAGCGCGTCTGGTGGAAATTGGTGTTGGCAGGCAAAGTCCGTGTCGGTGTCATTGATTCTCCGGACGGCGATGACGGTATTCCGTATTCCGAGCGTTTTGCGCCGGGAGGCACCTATCAGGACGGCGTAATCCGCGGATATGAGGACGGCACCGTTGGACCGCGAAACTCGACAAACGGACTTCTGCGCGGACGATCGACCGTGATCTATAATCTCGAATTGCAGATGCCGATCGTTGAACAGCAGATATACGTCCTTGCCTTTGCCGACGCCGGCAATGCCTGGTTATCCGGCAAAGAAATCAAGCCGTTCGATCTGGATAAGACGGATGGTCTCAAAAAATCGGTGGGCGCCGGATTCAGAATTGTCATTCCAGGTTTAGGAACTATTGGATTTGACTTCGGATATGGCTATAATAACCCCGACGGCGCCGGCTGGAAACCTCATTTCCAAATGGGCACCACTTTCTAA
- the rplU gene encoding 50S ribosomal protein L21, producing the protein MYAIVEAGGLQYRVATGDVIRVPMHVAEPGASYQIERVLMVGDGESSKIGRPLVDGAKVEATVLDMGRDKKVLVFKKKRRTKYRKMRGHRQDFTDLKIGKIIVS; encoded by the coding sequence ATGTATGCAATTGTAGAAGCTGGCGGACTGCAGTACCGTGTCGCCACAGGCGATGTTATTCGCGTGCCAATGCACGTTGCCGAACCGGGTGCGTCTTATCAAATAGAGCGCGTCCTGATGGTCGGTGACGGCGAATCGAGCAAGATCGGCCGACCGCTGGTCGACGGCGCCAAAGTTGAAGCGACCGTTCTCGATATGGGCCGTGACAAGAAGGTGTTGGTATTCAAGAAGAAACGCCGCACCAAGTATCGCAAGATGCGCGGACATCGTCAGGACTTTACTGATCTGAAAATCGGAAAAATCATCGTCAGCTAA
- a CDS encoding HupE/UreJ family protein, giving the protein MISSFAFAPEAVAHGVTEGDKGFIQESSGTMIVPFIYLGAKHMVTGYDHLLFLFGVIFFLYRLKDISIYVTLFAVGHSVTLLSGVLFNFGVNAYLIDAIIGFSIVYKALDNMGAYQRWFGFQPSTKIATLIFGLFHGFGLATKILDYNVSPDGLVPNLIAFNVGVELGQLMGLAMILIAMSYWRRTSGFLRHAYNANVALMAAGFIFVGYQLTGYFL; this is encoded by the coding sequence ATGATCTCATCTTTCGCGTTCGCTCCGGAGGCAGTAGCCCACGGCGTTACCGAAGGCGACAAGGGTTTCATCCAGGAGAGTTCCGGCACAATGATTGTGCCGTTCATCTACCTTGGCGCCAAACACATGGTGACCGGATATGATCATTTGTTGTTTCTGTTTGGTGTCATCTTCTTTCTATATCGCCTTAAGGACATCAGCATCTATGTGACGTTGTTCGCTGTCGGACATTCAGTCACGCTGCTGTCGGGCGTGTTGTTTAATTTCGGTGTAAACGCATACCTGATTGATGCCATCATCGGATTCTCAATTGTTTACAAAGCACTGGATAACATGGGGGCATATCAGCGCTGGTTTGGATTCCAACCAAGCACCAAGATTGCGACTCTCATCTTTGGCCTGTTCCATGGCTTTGGACTCGCAACCAAGATTCTCGACTACAATGTCTCGCCCGATGGGCTGGTGCCGAATCTCATTGCTTTCAATGTCGGCGTCGAGCTTGGGCAGTTGATGGGTTTGGCCATGATCTTGATTGCGATGAGCTATTGGCGTCGCACCAGCGGCTTTTTGCGTCATGCCTACAATGCAAATGTCGCCCTTATGGCAGCCGGATTCATTTTCGTGGGCTATCAGTTAACCGGGTATTTCCTCTAA
- a CDS encoding transmembrane anchor protein: MYNNQQPSPEDLPTKGQLLKSTIVAALAATFILVTVVLPAEYGIDPTGFGSFVGLRKMGEIKASLADESSVEAPSEEPLKSEVPEVVEQYSQQTADTLTAESEPALRSEEMSITLAPNEGKEIKLTMAKGDSVNYSWWTNGGRANFDTHADSKALNIKYHNYEKGSKERSEGVLEAAFDGNHGWFWRNRTAETMTVSLKVSGSFTDIKRM; this comes from the coding sequence ATGTACAATAATCAGCAACCATCACCTGAAGATCTTCCAACAAAGGGACAGCTTCTGAAATCAACGATTGTCGCAGCGCTCGCGGCAACATTCATCCTGGTCACTGTCGTGCTTCCTGCCGAGTATGGGATCGACCCTACCGGATTTGGCAGCTTTGTCGGATTGCGCAAGATGGGTGAGATTAAAGCATCGTTGGCCGATGAGTCATCCGTTGAAGCTCCCAGCGAAGAACCGCTTAAATCCGAAGTCCCTGAAGTTGTGGAGCAATATTCCCAACAAACGGCAGATACCTTGACAGCCGAGTCCGAGCCGGCGCTTCGCAGCGAAGAAATGTCGATCACTCTCGCCCCGAATGAAGGCAAAGAGATCAAGCTGACAATGGCGAAGGGCGATTCCGTAAACTACTCATGGTGGACCAATGGCGGTCGTGCGAATTTCGATACTCACGCCGATTCCAAGGCCCTCAATATCAAATATCACAATTATGAAAAAGGCTCAAAGGAGCGCAGCGAGGGCGTGCTTGAGGCCGCCTTCGACGGCAACCACGGTTGGTTCTGGCGCAACCGGACTGCGGAAACTATGACGGTGTCACTGAAAGTAAGCGGTAGTTTCACGGACATCAAGAGGATGTAG
- a CDS encoding winged helix-turn-helix transcriptional regulator has protein sequence METRRDVYQAIADPTRREIINLIARKSLNLNAIAENFRVSRPAISQHIKILSECGLVVIEQRGRERFCEANLGPLNEVAEWVERHRKFWTAKLDALETFLDDSNKKPKRKKR, from the coding sequence ATGGAAACACGACGTGATGTTTATCAAGCGATTGCCGACCCAACGCGGCGGGAAATCATCAACCTGATCGCTCGCAAGTCTCTGAACCTCAACGCGATTGCGGAGAATTTCAGAGTCAGCCGCCCTGCCATTTCGCAGCATATCAAGATTCTGAGCGAGTGCGGATTGGTCGTGATTGAGCAGCGCGGGCGCGAACGTTTCTGCGAGGCTAATCTTGGGCCGCTCAACGAAGTCGCAGAATGGGTTGAACGGCACCGCAAATTCTGGACAGCCAAACTTGATGCGCTCGAAACATTCTTGGACGATTCAAACAAGAAACCAAAGAGGAAGAAACGATGA
- a CDS encoding SRPBCC domain-containing protein → MNNNPSDLIIEKTYNAPIDRVWRALTDPEQMKQWYFDLPGFKAEVGYEFSFVVSNDKHEWSHLCKVTEVKPKKLIAYTWRYDGYSGDSLVRFELFDEGGKTRLVLTHSGLHTFPADVEALKRENFVAGWTEFVNISLAKFLHEIN, encoded by the coding sequence ATGAACAACAATCCCAGCGATCTCATCATCGAAAAGACCTACAACGCGCCAATCGATCGCGTCTGGCGCGCACTGACCGACCCGGAACAAATGAAGCAGTGGTACTTTGACCTGCCCGGTTTCAAAGCCGAAGTCGGATACGAATTTTCATTCGTTGTCAGCAACGATAAACATGAGTGGTCTCACCTGTGCAAAGTCACGGAAGTCAAACCCAAGAAGCTTATTGCCTACACATGGCGATATGACGGCTACAGCGGCGACTCGCTGGTGCGTTTCGAGCTGTTCGATGAGGGCGGCAAAACGCGGCTGGTGTTGACTCATTCCGGACTGCACACCTTCCCTGCTGATGTCGAAGCGCTCAAGCGCGAGAACTTCGTTGCTGGCTGGACCGAATTCGTTAACATCTCACTGGCGAAATTCCTGCACGAAATCAATTAA
- a CDS encoding thrombospondin type 3 repeat-containing protein → MTQNYMGYANEACQSEFTLQQSGRMHCWIAARLAGWLECDAVVPSNGTATANDPDFDSWGNSTDNCPSAFNACQEDIDGDGTGDACDDDMDGDMIANSIDNCPMVVNVDQIDTDGDQRGDVCDNCVSTPNFEQADVDGDGIGDACDQCTDTDGYGYANPGFAASTCPTDNCPEDANVAQTDTDNDDFGDACDNCPLAANIDQYDENDDGVGDACDGQLHIQAYDIPDAVRGEEYAYQFTAVGGVAPYIWQFFGGDVPFGMDFINGELFGSPALAGTYYFTVKCFDSGNPQKSDTYAATVVVVNPPYVCGDANGSLSVSISDAVYLISYIFGGGPQPQPLLAGDVDCSNTITISDAVYLIGHIFGGGASPCAGCP, encoded by the coding sequence ATGACACAGAACTACATGGGCTATGCCAACGAAGCCTGCCAGAGTGAGTTCACGCTGCAACAGTCCGGTCGCATGCATTGTTGGATCGCCGCACGCTTGGCCGGCTGGCTGGAGTGCGACGCGGTTGTTCCTTCCAACGGCACTGCTACTGCAAACGACCCTGACTTCGACAGTTGGGGTAATTCTACCGACAATTGCCCCAGTGCATTCAATGCCTGTCAGGAGGACATTGATGGCGACGGCACCGGCGATGCTTGCGATGATGACATGGACGGCGACATGATCGCCAATTCAATCGACAACTGCCCAATGGTAGTGAACGTTGATCAGATCGATACCGATGGCGACCAGCGCGGCGATGTTTGTGACAATTGCGTTTCGACACCGAATTTTGAACAAGCTGATGTTGATGGGGATGGTATCGGCGATGCTTGCGACCAATGCACCGATACCGACGGATACGGCTATGCTAATCCCGGCTTTGCAGCGTCGACATGTCCGACCGACAATTGTCCGGAAGACGCAAATGTGGCGCAGACTGACACCGACAACGACGATTTCGGCGATGCCTGCGACAATTGCCCGTTGGCCGCAAACATTGATCAATATGACGAGAACGACGACGGAGTCGGTGATGCCTGCGATGGACAACTTCACATTCAAGCTTATGACATACCTGATGCTGTTCGCGGCGAGGAGTATGCGTACCAATTCACAGCAGTCGGAGGCGTAGCGCCATACATTTGGCAGTTCTTCGGTGGTGATGTCCCGTTCGGAATGGACTTTATCAATGGTGAGCTGTTTGGGTCGCCCGCGCTGGCTGGAACATATTACTTTACGGTGAAATGTTTCGACTCAGGTAATCCGCAGAAGTCCGACACATACGCAGCTACGGTTGTGGTTGTGAACCCGCCCTATGTTTGCGGGGATGCCAACGGTTCGCTCAGTGTCTCCATCTCGGACGCCGTGTACCTGATCAGCTATATCTTCGGTGGTGGACCGCAACCGCAGCCACTTCTCGCTGGTGATGTCGACTGCAGCAACACAATCACGATTTCTGATGCGGTTTATCTGATAGGTCACATTTTTGGCGGCGGTGCTTCGCCGTGTGCCGGATGCCCGTAA
- a CDS encoding putative Ig domain-containing protein: MPAKSCLTLKIVPRILVTAAMLLMTFSIAVAREFEKVPIEQAIKESREHRQQEQVAKAERLAKQRDSQEQLGIFGALPTQYQYDVTFYRLDLNVNLTTEIITGRVDMTSTVTQDNVTFCQIDLYSNMTVDSVRVDGGFATYSRAGNLVTANLPSTKNAGDVFTVTTYYRGHPVEGGFQAFSFDSYGGNPVITTLSEPYLARTWWPCKDYPDDKADSMDIIITYPSNLFCSSNGTMLGDIDNGNSTRTTYWRNRYPITTYLVSLAMSNYSHWREWFNYTANDSMPVDYWVYPSQLGSAQTGYAPTVPMLDTLSRLFGLYPFINEKYAMSMFNWGGAMEHQTNTSIMNNTFGQGIIVHEMGHQWWGDMITCRNWHHIWMNEGFATYTEALWFESLGGFTDLRSYMNGMRYTSGGTIYCADTTDVWTIFSSRVYDKGAWVLHMLRGIVGDAAFFDILQTYYDDPRYKWDDVATEDFRDLCEEVTGMDLHPFFQDWIYGTYFPKYAMSYTYDQTSPTSFRVYVHVRQYQTTSPTVFRMNNVDFTVSNGTNHDYVASNTLRDQDYVFDLTGTSLPPTSVSIDRNDWILKLTMNESYAVHIIYDQLEDGDQFQPYADTVTVRGGTAPYSFSIISGTLPAGLTLNTTNGIISGTPVDTGLVQVSIRATGTAGGNETELISFHIAAAPYLSGDADHSGGVNISDAVYIISYVFNGGPAPNPMAAGDADCSGIVNISDAVYLINYVFAGGPAQCQ; the protein is encoded by the coding sequence GTGCCTGCCAAGTCTTGTTTAACGTTGAAAATAGTGCCGCGCATCTTGGTGACGGCTGCGATGCTTCTTATGACTTTCTCGATCGCGGTTGCACGTGAATTCGAGAAGGTGCCAATCGAGCAGGCAATCAAGGAATCGCGCGAACATCGCCAGCAAGAGCAAGTTGCCAAAGCCGAGCGTCTCGCCAAACAGCGCGATTCGCAGGAACAGCTTGGTATCTTTGGCGCTCTGCCGACGCAATACCAGTACGATGTGACCTTTTATCGTCTCGACTTAAACGTCAATCTGACGACAGAGATCATTACCGGTCGCGTTGATATGACCTCCACGGTCACTCAGGACAACGTCACCTTTTGCCAGATCGACCTTTATTCCAACATGACGGTCGACTCAGTCAGAGTTGATGGCGGTTTTGCGACTTACTCGCGGGCCGGAAACCTCGTGACGGCAAATTTGCCCAGTACGAAAAACGCCGGTGATGTGTTTACCGTTACGACCTACTATCGCGGTCACCCGGTCGAGGGCGGATTCCAAGCGTTCTCATTTGACAGCTATGGCGGCAATCCGGTGATAACGACCCTTTCAGAGCCGTATCTGGCGCGAACCTGGTGGCCTTGCAAGGACTATCCGGATGACAAAGCCGACTCGATGGACATTATCATCACTTACCCCAGCAATTTGTTCTGCAGTTCGAACGGCACGATGCTGGGCGATATCGACAACGGCAACAGCACGCGCACGACTTATTGGCGGAACCGTTACCCGATCACCACGTACTTGGTCAGCTTAGCGATGTCGAACTATTCGCATTGGCGCGAATGGTTCAACTACACCGCGAATGACTCTATGCCGGTAGATTACTGGGTGTATCCTTCGCAGTTAGGTTCAGCGCAGACTGGTTACGCACCAACGGTACCGATGCTCGATACGCTTTCGCGGCTGTTTGGACTGTATCCGTTCATCAATGAGAAGTACGCGATGTCGATGTTCAACTGGGGCGGCGCTATGGAGCACCAGACGAACACTTCGATTATGAATAACACATTCGGTCAAGGCATTATCGTCCACGAAATGGGACACCAATGGTGGGGAGATATGATCACCTGCCGGAATTGGCACCACATCTGGATGAACGAAGGATTCGCAACTTATACTGAAGCGCTGTGGTTTGAAAGTCTCGGCGGGTTTACCGACCTGCGCAGCTACATGAACGGCATGAGATACACCTCAGGCGGCACAATCTATTGCGCTGATACTACAGACGTGTGGACGATCTTTAGCAGCCGTGTATACGACAAAGGCGCGTGGGTGCTGCACATGCTTCGCGGAATAGTCGGCGATGCTGCATTCTTCGACATCCTTCAAACCTACTATGATGACCCGCGCTACAAGTGGGACGATGTTGCGACCGAAGATTTCCGCGATCTCTGCGAAGAAGTAACCGGCATGGATCTGCATCCGTTCTTCCAGGATTGGATCTATGGAACATATTTCCCGAAGTACGCCATGTCGTACACATACGACCAGACTTCGCCGACTTCGTTCCGCGTTTATGTTCATGTTCGCCAATACCAAACAACGAGCCCGACAGTGTTCCGCATGAACAATGTTGATTTCACGGTCAGTAACGGCACCAATCATGATTATGTGGCATCCAATACTCTCCGCGATCAAGACTACGTCTTCGATCTGACCGGGACTTCGTTGCCGCCGACATCAGTCAGCATCGATCGCAACGATTGGATTCTCAAACTTACGATGAATGAATCGTATGCAGTGCATATCATCTATGATCAGCTTGAAGATGGAGATCAGTTCCAGCCTTATGCTGATACGGTGACTGTGCGCGGCGGAACGGCGCCATATTCGTTCAGTATCATCTCGGGGACGCTTCCCGCCGGCCTGACGCTGAACACCACGAACGGCATCATCAGCGGCACACCGGTGGATACTGGTCTTGTGCAGGTCTCAATTCGCGCGACAGGCACTGCGGGTGGTAACGAGACTGAGTTGATTTCGTTCCACATTGCCGCGGCGCCATACTTGTCGGGCGATGCCGACCATTCGGGCGGAGTGAATATCTCCGATGCCGTGTATATCATTAGCTATGTGTTCAACGGTGGTCCTGCTCCGAATCCGATGGCGGCCGGTGATGCCGACTGCAGTGGAATTGTGAACATCTCTGATGCAGTCTACCTGATCAACTACGTATTCGCCGGTGGACCGGCGCAGTGTCAATAA